ATATGATGATATTTCAGGATATTTATCTTTTAATGTAGGTGCAATTGATATTAATAAAGAAAAAGGAAGTATATTATTAAATTTAAGATATCCTGTTACTAAAACTTTTGAGGAAATGATGAATCCTATTGAGGAAATAATTAAAGATTATAGTATATCAATAGAAGATATGGATCATGAAAAGCCTTTATATTTTAGTCCTGATAGTGATTTAATTAAGATATTACAAAAGGTATACACAGAATACACTGGAGAAGAAGCAACACTTTTAAGTATAGGTGGAGGAACTTATGCAAAGACTATGGATAATATAGTAGCATTCGGACCAATATTCCCAGGAAAACCAGATTTGGATCATCAACCAAATGAATGTATGGAAATAGAAGATCTTATGATGTGTGCGAAAATATATGCAAAAGCAATTTATGAACTAGCAAAATAATGTTTAAAAGTGCTTTACAATAAAATGTTATGATAGGAGGAAATTTAAATGAAAAAGTTAAGAATTGCAGCTTTAGTTGGAGCAGTAGTAGTAACTGCAGCTAGTGTGCTAATTAAGGATAAGGAAAATAGAAGTAAAGAAGAATATGGAAAAGTAAAGGGGATTCCGGAAGAACCAGCTAAATAGCTGGTTTTTTTATTAAGCATAAGTATATAATATTGTCAATTATATTGCGTAAAAGGCAAAAAAATACTCATAAACGATATAAAATATAAAGATAAATCCTTTGTGAGTTAAAAAAGATAGGATAAGTAATATATATAGAAAAAATATTCGGATAATGCGATAATTTAAATATATTATTAAAGAGAATTATAATTTATTAAAAAATGTAACTAAGGAAAAAGAAAAAGTCAGATAACTTTAAACTTATTTTGACTTTAGAATCTTTATAAAGATATGATATTTATTTAATTTGGAAATAGGAGAAATACATATGGATAATTTAAATATTTTAGATAAAAGTATTAATATGAATGATGAGATGATGGGGAAAAAAATATATATAGATCGAGATTGGATTGATATAGATAAAAGTGTAGGTATAGTATCAGATGTAATAATCCATATGAATGCATATAGTATTTCTAAATTAATAGGTATAGAAGAAAACTTTAAAGTGTTATTAAGAAACAAAGATTATGCTATAGTAGGTAATTCAATAGTTTTATATAAAGAGTTTATATCACTATTAGAAGAAGGAAAAAATACTCTTTCTTTTATATTTGATAATAATGAGGAAAGAAAAGTTTGTATAAATATTATTGAAGATAAAGATATAAGTTTGGACTTAATAATAGGAAAAGCTAATGGAGAAAGAGAAGATAGAATTGTAGTACCAATAATGATTGAAGGTATAACAGAAAATGGACTAAATGCTTTTAATTTTTCTCTTTCATTTGATAATAATAGATTTAGTAATATAAAAATCTTCCCTGGTAGTATATGTGTCAATCCAGAAGTAACTTTATTTACTGATATTAATGAAGATAGTGGAACAATATCAATAATGTACTGTGATTCCGTGGGAGATGGAACTGAAGCAATATATAAAGATGGAATATTTATAGAATTAGAAATGAATATAAAAGAAGAAGCTCCATTTGGAGATAGTGAAATAAATATGAATCAAATAGGTATATTTGCTGATATTAATGATTCACTATATAATCTAAAATTCCAATCAGGATTAATTACAGTAGATGGGCTAGTAAATGCAGAAATTCTTACACCTACAACTACTTTTGATTTAAATGATTTTGTAGATGTTTATGTAGATATAATATTTAATGAAAATATTTTAGAAAAGATAATATTAGGTGATACTGTTCTAAAGGAAAATGTAGATTATTTTATAAATAATGACAATGTAGTTTTAACAAAGGAATTCTTAAAGACTTTAGAAGAGGGACAAAAGGAATTTGTTTTCGAATTTGAAGAATGTGAAGATATTTTATTATATGTTGATATTTTTAGAGGAAACAAGAAAATTAAAATTGAAATTAATGATGTTTCTGTAACAAAAGGTACATCAGTAGTAGCACCTGTAAGTATAGAAGGCGTAACAGAAGAAAAGCTAAGTGCTTTTAATTTTGCATTAAGTTATGACAATAATAAAATGAAAAATGTAGCAGTAGTGGCAAAAGATATATGTGTAAATCCTGATGTGACATTATTTTCTGACGTAAATGAAGATAAGGGAATAATATCAATAATGTACTGTGATTCTAAAGGTGATGGAAGTGAATCTATTTGCAAGGATGGTCCATTTATAGATATTGAATTTGATGTAGATAGTAACGTAGAAAATGATATAAGTAGTTTTGTAATAAGTGATTGCGGAGTATTTGTAGATACAGAGGATCAATTATATGATTTAAGATTTATTGGTGGAAATATTAATATTGAGAATGAGGGTAAAGATCCAGAGTTAATTACAGAAGCAATAGAGGTAGATATGGATAATCTCAATGATATAGAAGTAAAATTGGACTTCAATGGTAATAGTTTAGTATCCATAAGTGATGGTAATAGTAAATTAGAGAATAATAAGGACTATGTTATCAAAGATAAAAGTGTTATTCTTAGTAAAGGATACTTAAAATCATTAAATATAGGTACAACACCTCTTATATTTCAATTTACTTATGGACAAAATAAAATATTAATGATTAATGTAAATAAATCAGTAGAGAATCTTCAGTTATCAATTGGATCATCTAAAGGAAAACATGGAGAAAAAGTTATATTACCAATTAGTCTTAGTGGAGTAACAGAGAATAAATTAGGAACAATTAATTTTTCAATTAAGTATAATACAGATAAATTTGAAAATATAAATGTTATACCTAGAGAATTATGTATTAATCCAGAATCAACATTATTTGCAGATATAAATAGAGATAGTGGAATAATAGTTATTCGTTATTTTGACACTTCAGGAACAGGAATGGAAGCTATATCAGAAGATGGTGTATTTATTGATTTAGAAATGGATATTTGTAAAAATGCTGAAGTTGGAGTTGAATCAATAAAATTAAGTAGATTAGGTATTTTCGCTGATATGAATAATTCATTATATGAAATCAATGTAAAAGCAGGATTAGTAAATATATTAGAAGGAGAAGTTGAGAATAAGGAAATAGTTAATGATAGATTAGAAATGAATGTAGATAATAATTCTAATAAGTCATTAGATTTGAATGTATGTTCTGTTTTAGGAAAGCAAGGATCAAGGGTAACAGTACCTGTTATTTTTAAAGGTATAACCGATGAAAAGTTAAGTGCTTTTAATTTTTCATTAAAATATGATAATAGTAAGTTTGAAAATGTTAAGGTTATTTCACAAGGATCATGTATAAATCCAGAGGAAACATTATTTTCAGGGGTAAATAATGAGGCCGGCATTATATCTATCATGTACTGTGATTCTACCGGAACAGGAATAGATTCTATTGCACAGGATGGTGTTTTTCTAAATTTAGAATTTGATATAAAAGGAAATTCAGAAATAGGAGTAAGTGACATAACTTTAAATAAATTAGGTGTATTTACTGATGCTAAAGGTGGATTGTATGATGTTAATTTTATAGGTGGGTCTATTTCTATACTAAAATCTCAAGATAAGGACTCAACTATAAATAAAAGCGTTGATAAGTTCGATAAAGAAGATCCTTTTGATGTAATCGTAGATATGAATCTAAATGGTAATAATTTAGTTCATATAATGAATAGAGATGAGATTTTATTAAAGGGAAGAGATTATTTAGTTAAGGGTGAAACTGTAATAATAACTAAAGAATATTTGGACATATTGCCACTAGGAGATGAAGTATTAACTTTTAAATTTAGTTCAGGAAAAGATCAAGTTCTTATGGTAAACATTGATCAAAGTAAGCCGAAGTTAGTGAATGCGGAAATAAATATAAATTCATCAGTTTTTGATTTAGCAAGTCCATTAGAAATTCCTATTAAGGTGTTGTTAAATGGTAATTGCTTTAGAGATATAAAACATGGTGCATTAACTTTAAATGAAGGAAAAGACTATATTTTAGAAGGAAATACAATTGTTTTAACTAAAAGATATCTAGAATCTATGGATGTTGGTGTGAAATTATTAAATATAAACTTCACATCAGGACAAACTATACCTTTTACTATCAATGTTATTAATAGTATGGAGGATGAAGGGAAGTTTTCTATTAATGTAGCTTCAATAGAAGCAAAAGCTGGAGACATAATCACTATACCAGTGTATGTGAGAGGAACTCCTAAACAAGGGGTAGAAGCATTTGACTTTAGACTAAGTTATGAAGGACAATTTTTAGATGTTATTGATGTAAAATCTGGAGAAGTTGTAGTTAATGCAGATAAAAATTTAAAGTATTATTCAAATGCGAAGAGACATTTAATTTATGTAACTTATATTGATTATGAATGCCTAGGAAATGATGCAATACAATATGATGGAGTGTTACTTTATGTAACATTTAAGATAAAAGACGAGACGTCAAGGGGACCAGTTAAGGTAGAACCTAATAATGATGATCCTGTATTTTCAGATTTTGATGGTAATAATTATGACTTTGATTTCAATGGAGGTGTAATAACTGTAATATAGTATTAAAAAGATGATATAAAATTACATAGCCCCAAATGCCAGAGTCATTATATAAAAAGGTTAATTTAAAAATGGGATCTCGCAATTGACGATTAAATTTCGTGAGCGAGATCCCTTTTTTAATTCCTAATAAAAAAGAATTTTTTACTATTATAGATTTATTATTAGTTCTTGAGAAAATATACAATTTTCTATTTTAGTATTTAATATAACATTTTTATAATCTCTATTTATAATTTCTCTTACGGTTTTTAGTCCTATGCCATGTCCATCACCTTTAGTAGAAAAATCTTTTTCGTAGATTTTATAAACAGGAGGTGTATCAGGAAGACAAGAATTTCTAACAATAAATATAATACTATCATCGGTTTTTATACCAGCGAAGTGAAGAGATTTCTTTTCACATAAATCTGCTGCTTCTATAGCATTATCCAAAAGTATACCTATAATTCTACATATATCAATAGTATTCATAGGTATATTATCAATGTCATCTATTAATTCAATTCTAGTTTCAATATTGTGGGACTGAGATGTAATTAATTTTGATGATAATAGCGCTTTTAATGGACTTGTTTTAATATGTTGCAATAAGGATAAGTTTTTATTTTTAGTAACATGTTTTCCTGTCTCAGGAAGGAGATCTTTATTATAAAATTCTTTTAAGCCATTAAGGTCGCCTTCGTCAATATATCCACCTAGTGTAAGAAGAATATTGATATAATCATGTTTAAACTTTCTTAAATCGGTAGAAACATTTTCTAACAAGTCTGTATACTCTTTCAATTGAGAATATTCTTTTTCTTTATACTCTTGTTCAAACATATTTTTAATTGCCTTCGTTACAGAATAAAGCATTGTTAAACATACTGTAGACAAAAATATAATTAGAATCATGTGAAGTGAGATACTTCTGCTGTCCCAATTTGGAAGAAGATATCCACATAAATAAATATAAATTAAAAATATACCTAGCATTGTAGCTAAGACAAAAATTGATAGAAAACCTATCTGTCCATATTTCTTAAAATTAATATATTTTTTACTCATTTTTAATGCTACTATTCTAAAAATTAGACTTATAATAGTTGTTGTAAATAGTATCGCTATACCTATTATAGAGTATAAGGGATAGTTGTTAGATAGTCCTTCATACTCAATATTAAATACAACTATTGTTATAGCACCAACAATTCCGTCACTAATCATATTACTGATTAATATGAAAATAGATGTTATCAAAGCATAAGTAAGATTTCTATATACTATAAAAATATAAATTAATACACTTGCTATTAAATATGATGAACTCAGGTTACAGAAGAAAAATGAACCTGATGTAGATTTATACATTACTGTTAATGCTAGTACACAGTAATTAAGAAATGTATAAATCACTAAAGCTCTAATATTATTTTTAACAAAACATAAATTAGCAACTGGTAATACTATCATAAGAGATAATATCAGTGGATAGAGCATATTAAAAACTAAAGCATGCATTTCTTTAACAATCCCTTCAAGTATCTAGAAGATACATAGCATATCTCTCCATTTATCATATTAATAATAAGTTGATCTTTATCTATTGATTTTATTTTTTTTGTATTGACAATATAAGATCTGTGAGGTTTATAGAAATCTGATGATAATTTTGTTTCTATATCCTTTAATGAACCATAAAATTCAGAATGACCACTAGTGGTATGAATACGTATTTTATGCTCTTTGCTAGAAGTTTCAAAAAATAGTATATCATCCATATCGAAGAATGTTATATTATTACCAATATTTATAGGGATAGTATTGGTATTTTGAACTTTAATATTCTTCAAATCATTGAATGCTTCATTTATACAATCTACAATCCTATCTTTTATCATATTAGTGTCAGCTTTTATTATAAAATCCATAGCACGAACTTTATATTGAAAAGTTAATAGCGTAAGTTCGGCATGAGAAGTTAAAAATACAATGTAACCCATTGGATCATGTTGTCTCAAAATTTTAGATAATTCTAGTCCATTTATGTTACTTTGGAGATCTATATCTAAAAAATAAATAAAATTCTGTGATTTAGAATCTTGTACATATTGAATTACTTCGTTAGGATTATTAGTAGATAATGCAATTTTAATGTGAGCACTTCTTACTTCATTTTCAATAATACTTTCTAAGTTTTTTCTTTGAGTAGTGTTATCTTCACAAATTATAATATCAAGCATAATATCCCCCTAAACAACATAGTTAATATAATAATTATACCATGAATGTTGAAAAATGTTTATAATTTAATTATTTTGTAATTATTATAAGAGTTTTTTTGGATTTTGTAGAAAATATATGTTATCATAAAAGATTTATACAAAAGTGAATTAATTATTAAATTAGTATAAATAAAATTTAGCATCAATATGAAAAAATAAAGAAAAAATGTTTATAATAATTTACTTTTTTTTCAATAGTTCTATTTCAATAATTTATAATAAATTTTTTTAAAAATAATATAAAAAGTTTTTAATAGTATTTTAATAATATCTTGCTAATAATTACAAAGTTATAGTTATATGTGATATTTTCAATAAATTAAATATAACTATAGAAATTATCGAATGAAAGAAGAAAATATGAAGAGTATAATGTATATAATTTTGTAGTTTTTATAGTATTTTACATAATAAAATTTATAGTATATATCAAGCTATTACCGTTATAATATATAGTTAATTTAAGCATATTATAAGTTTTGACAGGAAATAATAGACTGTGATACCATAATAAAAATTTGTAATAGATTGGAGGATATAGATGCAGTTTTGGGCTAACTTTTTTAAAGGGATAGCTATAAGTATTTCACAGATTGTGCCAGGGGTTAGTGGTGGAACTATAGCGATGATATTAGGAATATACGATAAACTTATACATGCAGTAAATAATATTGTTAAGGATTTTAAAAATCAGTATAGGATTTTACTAGAGGTCGGATTAGGAGCTATAATAGGGATATTTTTATTTAGTAACATGGTAAAAAAACTACTTGATAATTATCCTATACCATTAGGCTATTTTTTTATTGGTGTTATTTTAGGTGGAGCACCATTGATGTATAAAAAAGCTACAGAAAAACAAAGAAGTAAAAGAGGAATTATATTTTTGATATTGGGTATAATTGCTGTAATGCTAATGAGTGGTAATTATAAAAGTAATTCAGAGTTAATAACCTCACTGACAATAGTTAATTTTATATGGTTATTTATAGGAGGTTTTATAATTGCTATAGCATTAATACTGCCAGGAATAAGTGGGTCCTTTATGTTGTTAATATTAGGATTATATAATACTGTAATTAATTCTATAACAGAATTTAATATACCTATTTTGATTCCGATAGTATTAGGTGGACTAGTAGGAACTATAGCTACAGCTAAAGCTATTGACAAACTTTTAAATAAGTTTCCAAATGAGACTTATATGATTATTTTAGGATTTATATTAGGATCTATAGTTGAGGTTTTTCCTGGATTTAATGGTCTTGAAAGTATAGTAGGTATTATATTAGGTATAATAGGTTTCTTATTTATTTATTTTATTAGTAAAAATGAATAATTTTAATTAGATAAATTTTAGTATTTTTGCAGATAATATATTTCATAGAAAGATTCTTATAGCTAAAATGGAGAATTTATATGGAATATATAGAATTTTTAAAGAAATTAACATTAATGAGTAGAAAAGAGTACATAGAATATTTGCTATTATATAAGACATGTTTAGTAATATCAGAAGTAAAGCCAGCTGTAACAATAGCATTTAGTAAAATAAAAAA
Above is a genomic segment from Clostridium bornimense containing:
- a CDS encoding cohesin domain-containing protein → MDNLNILDKSINMNDEMMGKKIYIDRDWIDIDKSVGIVSDVIIHMNAYSISKLIGIEENFKVLLRNKDYAIVGNSIVLYKEFISLLEEGKNTLSFIFDNNEERKVCINIIEDKDISLDLIIGKANGEREDRIVVPIMIEGITENGLNAFNFSLSFDNNRFSNIKIFPGSICVNPEVTLFTDINEDSGTISIMYCDSVGDGTEAIYKDGIFIELEMNIKEEAPFGDSEINMNQIGIFADINDSLYNLKFQSGLITVDGLVNAEILTPTTTFDLNDFVDVYVDIIFNENILEKIILGDTVLKENVDYFINNDNVVLTKEFLKTLEEGQKEFVFEFEECEDILLYVDIFRGNKKIKIEINDVSVTKGTSVVAPVSIEGVTEEKLSAFNFALSYDNNKMKNVAVVAKDICVNPDVTLFSDVNEDKGIISIMYCDSKGDGSESICKDGPFIDIEFDVDSNVENDISSFVISDCGVFVDTEDQLYDLRFIGGNINIENEGKDPELITEAIEVDMDNLNDIEVKLDFNGNSLVSISDGNSKLENNKDYVIKDKSVILSKGYLKSLNIGTTPLIFQFTYGQNKILMINVNKSVENLQLSIGSSKGKHGEKVILPISLSGVTENKLGTINFSIKYNTDKFENINVIPRELCINPESTLFADINRDSGIIVIRYFDTSGTGMEAISEDGVFIDLEMDICKNAEVGVESIKLSRLGIFADMNNSLYEINVKAGLVNILEGEVENKEIVNDRLEMNVDNNSNKSLDLNVCSVLGKQGSRVTVPVIFKGITDEKLSAFNFSLKYDNSKFENVKVISQGSCINPEETLFSGVNNEAGIISIMYCDSTGTGIDSIAQDGVFLNLEFDIKGNSEIGVSDITLNKLGVFTDAKGGLYDVNFIGGSISILKSQDKDSTINKSVDKFDKEDPFDVIVDMNLNGNNLVHIMNRDEILLKGRDYLVKGETVIITKEYLDILPLGDEVLTFKFSSGKDQVLMVNIDQSKPKLVNAEININSSVFDLASPLEIPIKVLLNGNCFRDIKHGALTLNEGKDYILEGNTIVLTKRYLESMDVGVKLLNINFTSGQTIPFTINVINSMEDEGKFSINVASIEAKAGDIITIPVYVRGTPKQGVEAFDFRLSYEGQFLDVIDVKSGEVVVNADKNLKYYSNAKRHLIYVTYIDYECLGNDAIQYDGVLLYVTFKIKDETSRGPVKVEPNNDDPVFSDFDGNNYDFDFNGGVITVI
- a CDS encoding sensor histidine kinase, with amino-acid sequence MHALVFNMLYPLILSLMIVLPVANLCFVKNNIRALVIYTFLNYCVLALTVMYKSTSGSFFFCNLSSSYLIASVLIYIFIVYRNLTYALITSIFILISNMISDGIVGAITIVVFNIEYEGLSNNYPLYSIIGIAILFTTTIISLIFRIVALKMSKKYINFKKYGQIGFLSIFVLATMLGIFLIYIYLCGYLLPNWDSRSISLHMILIIFLSTVCLTMLYSVTKAIKNMFEQEYKEKEYSQLKEYTDLLENVSTDLRKFKHDYINILLTLGGYIDEGDLNGLKEFYNKDLLPETGKHVTKNKNLSLLQHIKTSPLKALLSSKLITSQSHNIETRIELIDDIDNIPMNTIDICRIIGILLDNAIEAADLCEKKSLHFAGIKTDDSIIFIVRNSCLPDTPPVYKIYEKDFSTKGDGHGIGLKTVREIINRDYKNVILNTKIENCIFSQELIINL
- a CDS encoding LytR/AlgR family response regulator transcription factor — translated: MLDIIICEDNTTQRKNLESIIENEVRSAHIKIALSTNNPNEVIQYVQDSKSQNFIYFLDIDLQSNINGLELSKILRQHDPMGYIVFLTSHAELTLLTFQYKVRAMDFIIKADTNMIKDRIVDCINEAFNDLKNIKVQNTNTIPINIGNNITFFDMDDILFFETSSKEHKIRIHTTSGHSEFYGSLKDIETKLSSDFYKPHRSYIVNTKKIKSIDKDQLIINMINGEICYVSSRYLKGLLKKCML
- a CDS encoding DUF368 domain-containing protein, producing the protein MQFWANFFKGIAISISQIVPGVSGGTIAMILGIYDKLIHAVNNIVKDFKNQYRILLEVGLGAIIGIFLFSNMVKKLLDNYPIPLGYFFIGVILGGAPLMYKKATEKQRSKRGIIFLILGIIAVMLMSGNYKSNSELITSLTIVNFIWLFIGGFIIAIALILPGISGSFMLLILGLYNTVINSITEFNIPILIPIVLGGLVGTIATAKAIDKLLNKFPNETYMIILGFILGSIVEVFPGFNGLESIVGIILGIIGFLFIYFISKNE